In a single window of the Thermofilaceae archaeon genome:
- a CDS encoding DUF87 domain-containing protein, whose protein sequence is MVRALKIKLGRLGGRIELRQGHAVILGRSGSGKSNTAKVLVSEISKRGIPVLVLDWAGEYQIPGFTRLSPGEDLSLSIMGPYQSYDPETVDVIVDLFDAVFHLTPPQLFMLRTAVKHAMSKGFKGINGILEALEEVPIRSYYDHETKAALVRRISPMTEGRIARALNGYVVAESFFNKCFTVDLSVFKSIYA, encoded by the coding sequence GTGGTTAGAGCTTTGAAAATTAAACTAGGCAGACTCGGGGGTCGCATCGAGCTACGGCAGGGCCACGCCGTCATTTTGGGTCGATCGGGATCGGGAAAGAGCAATACCGCGAAAGTTTTAGTATCCGAGATCTCAAAGAGGGGTATACCGGTTCTCGTTCTTGACTGGGCCGGCGAGTACCAGATCCCCGGGTTCACGAGGCTTTCGCCGGGGGAGGATCTCTCCCTGAGCATCATGGGTCCGTATCAATCTTACGACCCCGAGACAGTCGACGTAATCGTCGATCTATTCGATGCGGTCTTTCACTTAACCCCCCCGCAGCTGTTTATGCTGAGAACAGCCGTGAAGCACGCGATGTCGAAGGGCTTCAAGGGGATAAACGGCATCCTCGAGGCGCTGGAGGAGGTTCCGATAAGGTCGTACTACGATCACGAGACCAAAGCGGCCCTGGTCAGAAGGATCAGCCCGATGACTGAGGGTAGGATAGCCCGTGCACTCAACGGTTACGTAGTCGCGGAAAGTTTTTTCAATAAATGCTTCACTGTCGATCTAAGTGTCTTCAAAAGTATTTACGC
- the endA gene encoding tRNA-intron lyase codes for MATRAVLLGRRVVLFDRVRARELYFNEGFYGKFFNVSKPKVPNVERELELSLFEAVYLSEKGLLEVVDEEGKAVSVESLREVGRKVFENFDEVYAVYKDLRDRGLVVKSGMKFGATFLVYRLGPGLEHAPFLVHVLPYDSKLDPIEIVRAGRLSHSVRKRFIIAFVDEAGRVGYLQFKWLM; via the coding sequence GTGGCTACTCGAGCGGTTCTTCTGGGCAGGAGGGTTGTGCTGTTCGATAGGGTTAGGGCGAGGGAGCTCTACTTTAACGAGGGTTTCTACGGCAAGTTCTTCAACGTTAGTAAACCGAAGGTTCCTAACGTTGAGCGGGAGTTGGAACTATCGTTGTTCGAGGCGGTCTACCTCTCTGAGAAGGGCCTTCTTGAGGTCGTCGATGAGGAGGGTAAGGCGGTCAGTGTAGAGAGCCTAAGGGAGGTGGGTCGAAAGGTCTTCGAGAACTTCGATGAAGTGTACGCTGTTTACAAGGATTTGAGGGATAGGGGGCTTGTCGTCAAATCGGGGATGAAGTTCGGAGCGACCTTCCTCGTGTATAGGTTGGGTCCCGGTTTGGAGCACGCTCCGTTTCTCGTTCATGTGCTGCCTTACGACAGCAAGCTGGACCCTATCGAGATCGTTAGAGCTGGGCGGCTTTCCCACTCTGTGAGGAAACGTTTCATCATAGCGTTTGTGGATGAGGCAGGGAGAGTAGGGTACCTACAGTTCAAATGGTTAATGTAG
- the fbp gene encoding fructose-1,6-bisphosphate aldolase/phosphatase: MKVTVSLIKADIGGWVGHSTVHPKLIEYAQKKLQTAKETGLIIDYYVFNVGDDLQLLMTHTRGENNPEIHKLAWDTFVEATEKISRPLKLYGAGQDLLKDTFSGNVKGMGPGVAEMTFEERRSEPIIAFAADKTEPGAWNMPLYKMFADPFNTAGLVIDPSMHDGFRFEVYDVIEHKSVIMNTPEELYDLLALIGTPGRYVVRRVFRKSDNEIAAAASVTRLSLIAGRYVGKDDPVLLVRTQHGFPAVGEVLEAFAFPHIVAGWMRGSHHGPLMPVALRHAKCTRFDGPPRVVALGFQLHDGYLEGPNDLFDDPGFDYTRMVAQQIADYLRRHGPFMPHRLGPEEMEYTTLPAVLEKLRNRFKPAEE, encoded by the coding sequence ATGAAAGTCACCGTAAGCCTGATCAAAGCTGACATTGGAGGCTGGGTTGGCCACAGCACCGTCCACCCCAAGTTAATCGAATACGCGCAGAAGAAGCTTCAGACTGCGAAGGAGACCGGACTTATCATCGATTACTACGTCTTCAACGTAGGCGACGATCTGCAGCTCCTTATGACCCATACAAGAGGTGAGAATAACCCGGAGATTCACAAATTGGCATGGGATACATTCGTTGAAGCAACAGAGAAGATAAGTAGGCCGTTGAAGCTCTACGGCGCCGGCCAGGATCTGTTGAAGGACACCTTCAGCGGTAACGTAAAGGGTATGGGGCCGGGTGTTGCCGAGATGACCTTTGAAGAACGCCGCAGCGAGCCGATCATCGCGTTCGCGGCTGACAAGACCGAACCTGGCGCTTGGAATATGCCGCTATACAAGATGTTTGCAGACCCGTTTAACACGGCAGGCCTCGTAATCGACCCGAGCATGCACGACGGCTTCCGCTTTGAGGTGTACGATGTTATAGAGCACAAGAGTGTTATCATGAATACACCTGAGGAGCTCTACGACCTTCTAGCGCTAATCGGCACTCCCGGCAGATATGTGGTAAGAAGAGTGTTCAGGAAATCTGACAACGAAATCGCAGCTGCCGCTAGCGTCACTAGGCTAAGCTTGATCGCAGGTAGGTACGTGGGCAAGGACGACCCAGTCCTACTCGTTAGAACTCAGCACGGCTTTCCAGCTGTTGGCGAGGTCCTTGAGGCCTTCGCCTTCCCCCACATAGTAGCTGGATGGATGAGGGGTAGCCACCACGGGCCTCTCATGCCTGTAGCACTTAGGCACGCAAAGTGCACTAGGTTCGATGGCCCGCCGAGAGTCGTTGCACTAGGCTTCCAGCTGCATGACGGCTACCTGGAGGGTCCCAACGACCTGTTCGACGACCCCGGCTTCGACTACACCAGGATGGTGGCCCAGCAAATCGCCGATTACCTGAGGAGGCACGGTCCCTTCATGCCTCATAGGCTAGGCCCAGAGGAGATGGAGTACACAACACTGCCAGCAGTGCTTGAAAAGCTGAGAAACAGGTTCAAGCCAGCTGAGGAGTAG
- a CDS encoding glycine--tRNA ligase, whose amino-acid sequence MQTAKVLTLDELTSFCIKRGFFFPSGRIYGGLRGFYDYGPLGVELRKEVLDDWWYFFVRRRSDIVGIHGSIITHPRTWEASGHVEAFFDFLVTCLKCGKDYRADHLLEDLGIQLASVTLETLSSVIKERGIKCPECGGELGNPQPFNLMFTTYVGPKREKANEVYLRPETAQLIFINFKDVYYTTGMKLPFGIAQIGEVFRNEISPRGFLFRLREFTQMEIEYFVNPKKLDDCPMFDEVAEITIQLLTAEQQERGNNTPLRITLREAYEEGYIGCKWHAYWIGESIVWLTRIGLNPERLRVREHVKAELAHYALQTFDVEYYFPFMGWKEIEGISNRSDYDLRRHQEFSGKSMTLEDDGETVIPYVIEPSFGLERILLALITDAYRVVAGRPVLSLHARVAPIKVAVFPIVSKPDFTAKAREVYKLLKERFTAYYEEKGTIGRRYYEADEMGIPLAVTIDGQTLEDDTVTIRFRDTKEQIRIPINQLTHTIESILAKWDTVPQRARSDSSST is encoded by the coding sequence ATGCAGACTGCGAAAGTCCTAACCCTTGACGAACTAACAAGCTTCTGCATTAAGAGGGGCTTCTTTTTCCCAAGCGGACGAATCTACGGAGGTCTAAGAGGCTTCTACGATTACGGCCCGCTGGGAGTCGAGTTGAGGAAGGAGGTCTTGGATGACTGGTGGTACTTCTTCGTCAGGCGTAGATCCGACATAGTGGGGATTCACGGCTCCATCATAACGCACCCGAGAACATGGGAGGCGAGCGGACACGTAGAGGCGTTCTTCGACTTTCTAGTGACCTGCCTGAAGTGTGGGAAGGACTATAGGGCTGACCACCTACTGGAGGATCTGGGCATCCAGCTCGCATCGGTGACCCTTGAGACGCTCTCCTCCGTCATAAAGGAGAGGGGTATCAAGTGTCCTGAGTGTGGTGGGGAACTGGGCAATCCGCAGCCGTTTAACCTGATGTTTACGACGTATGTTGGACCAAAAAGGGAAAAGGCTAATGAGGTGTACCTTAGGCCGGAAACCGCTCAGTTGATATTCATAAATTTTAAGGATGTTTATTACACTACAGGCATGAAATTACCTTTTGGAATAGCCCAAATTGGAGAAGTTTTTAGGAATGAAATATCACCCAGAGGTTTCCTATTCAGATTGAGGGAGTTTACTCAGATGGAGATCGAGTACTTCGTGAATCCCAAGAAACTCGATGATTGCCCGATGTTCGATGAAGTTGCCGAAATTACTATCCAGCTTCTTACAGCTGAGCAGCAAGAGAGGGGTAACAATACTCCCTTGAGGATAACCCTTCGCGAGGCGTACGAAGAGGGATACATTGGGTGCAAATGGCACGCATACTGGATTGGAGAATCGATCGTGTGGTTGACCAGGATCGGGTTGAACCCTGAACGGCTGCGGGTACGGGAGCACGTGAAAGCAGAGCTCGCGCACTACGCTCTACAAACATTCGATGTAGAGTACTACTTCCCCTTCATGGGCTGGAAGGAAATTGAGGGCATCTCCAACAGAAGCGATTACGATCTGCGCAGACACCAGGAGTTCAGCGGGAAAAGCATGACCCTGGAGGATGATGGTGAGACCGTAATACCATACGTAATAGAACCTTCCTTCGGCCTCGAGCGGATCCTGTTAGCCCTCATAACCGACGCGTATAGAGTTGTAGCAGGGAGACCAGTCCTATCCCTCCACGCGAGGGTAGCCCCCATTAAGGTGGCGGTATTCCCGATAGTCAGCAAACCCGATTTCACAGCAAAAGCTAGAGAAGTATACAAGTTGCTGAAGGAACGATTCACCGCGTACTACGAGGAGAAGGGTACGATCGGTAGGAGGTACTACGAGGCTGACGAGATGGGCATCCCTCTAGCCGTAACAATCGATGGACAAACGTTAGAGGATGATACTGTCACAATAAGATTTAGAGATACTAAGGAACAGATTAGAATACCAATCAATCAACTTACTCACACAATAGAAAGCATCCTTGCCAAATGGGATACAGTACCGCAGCGCGCTCGATCCGACTCCTCCAGCACATGA
- the ahcY gene encoding adenosylhomocysteinase → MDYRVKDLSLAPEGRLQIEWAEAQMPVLLEIRRRLSRTRPLEGLRVGACLHVTKETAVLARTLVAAGAEVYLAASNPLSTQDAVAAALAEEGVHVFAWRGMSTRDYYEALGRVIAAEPDITMDDGGDLTAIIHKLHYNEAGEDVSIVREVAGGAKPSVIGGTEETTTGVVRLRSLAKEGRLLYPIIAVNESRTKYLFDNRYGTGQSTFDGIMRATNLLVAGKTVVVVGYGWVGRGIAMRARGLGAKVVVVEVDPVKALEAYYDGFIVTDMLQASELGDVFITATGNINVIRGEHMARMKDGAILANAGHFNVEICIPDLEKLAVSKRRIRPCLDEYRLADGRRLYLLSEGRLVNLAAAEGHPSEVMDMSFSNQALAVVYLVRRKGELAPGVYKLPSKIDRRIALLKLKSLNVKLEKLTNEQKEYLRSWKLGT, encoded by the coding sequence ATGGACTACAGGGTTAAGGACCTCAGCCTCGCCCCTGAGGGGAGGCTACAGATTGAGTGGGCTGAAGCGCAGATGCCCGTCCTCCTCGAAATCAGGCGTCGACTTTCCCGCACTCGCCCCCTTGAGGGCTTAAGGGTGGGTGCTTGCCTGCACGTGACAAAGGAGACCGCAGTCCTAGCTAGGACCCTGGTAGCGGCGGGTGCGGAAGTTTACTTAGCCGCTAGCAACCCCCTTTCCACTCAGGATGCGGTAGCTGCAGCGCTGGCGGAAGAGGGGGTACACGTTTTCGCGTGGCGTGGGATGAGTACGCGCGACTACTACGAGGCGCTGGGCCGCGTTATTGCCGCCGAGCCTGACATAACTATGGATGATGGCGGCGATCTAACGGCGATCATCCATAAGCTCCACTACAATGAGGCTGGGGAGGATGTCAGCATCGTAAGGGAGGTAGCGGGGGGAGCGAAGCCCAGCGTTATAGGCGGCACCGAGGAGACAACAACGGGGGTCGTAAGGCTGCGCTCGCTCGCAAAGGAGGGACGACTCCTCTACCCGATCATAGCTGTTAACGAATCTCGAACGAAGTACCTCTTTGACAACAGGTACGGCACTGGGCAGAGTACATTCGACGGTATCATGAGGGCAACGAATCTCCTAGTAGCGGGGAAAACCGTGGTCGTGGTCGGCTACGGATGGGTGGGCAGGGGGATAGCGATGCGCGCCAGGGGTCTGGGGGCAAAGGTGGTGGTAGTCGAAGTCGATCCGGTGAAAGCCCTCGAAGCCTACTACGATGGTTTCATTGTGACCGACATGCTGCAGGCCTCGGAGCTGGGCGACGTGTTCATCACAGCCACCGGTAACATCAACGTGATCAGAGGCGAGCATATGGCCAGAATGAAGGATGGTGCGATCCTGGCTAACGCCGGCCACTTCAACGTTGAGATCTGCATACCCGATCTAGAGAAGCTGGCAGTATCTAAGAGACGGATCAGGCCCTGCTTGGACGAGTACCGGTTAGCCGACGGGCGCCGCCTCTACCTGCTCAGCGAGGGCCGCTTGGTCAACCTAGCGGCAGCGGAGGGGCATCCCTCCGAAGTGATGGATATGAGCTTTAGCAACCAAGCATTGGCAGTCGTTTACCTGGTTAGACGTAAGGGCGAGCTCGCCCCCGGCGTTTACAAGCTACCCAGCAAGATTGACCGAAGGATAGCTCTGCTGAAGTTGAAATCCCTCAACGTTAAACTGGAGAAGCTCACCAACGAGCAAAAGGAGTACTTAAGATCGTGGAAGCTCGGTACATAG